From a region of the Thiorhodovibrio winogradskyi genome:
- a CDS encoding efflux RND transporter permease subunit: protein MKPFLLSGRTALIILILVALLANTALVLIRLDNAPEAYFPTSSPTVQFENQLRETFPLDQVLVALFEGEGDTLWQDAFLARYFALGEALARDPMVDRVLSLANQDHIRSTEDGFAIEPLLDQAQADQLDNPRERRARVLGDRFAGGMLASEDGQALALVVRPRALNNSLERLELENTLRAAISAHQLDDHLTAVAGQIALDVAQLRAMIHDTLVLVPATLGFGLLIIWLMFRRWLAVAVSALVIAAVVNVSVALLILAGKPYTLISAILPPLMSALTVAALIHWLNAVALAARQGLSGPERAARAAHQVGKPILFVALTTGVGLLSLSFSSIQPIAAFGQVAAAGMLAQAAIMIWLVPPIFARWDRGAWSHRRRGVSWIDQSVRALRRQGMRRPLWVLGLSAVLLGIGLPQIARIQTETDLLRFFPPAHPITQSTERIGERLVGVTALELVFQAKGQRDAFKQPEALRSIQRTQQWLEAQPEVDRALSLVDFIEEMHLSFHGGDPAYRALPDSQNLITQYLLVYDGTDLYELVNREFDQSRLVLNLNVRGARAINDLIARIDNQLADQNLGDLRVRVAGFGRLFADQEQLLIQGQVRGLAAAVLLIALLMLILWRSPVQMLVSMIPNLAPIALIFIIMGLLGVWLDMATAMIASVTVGIAVDDTIHLMHNYRHRLAAGSAPVWALARAYQQTGRAIVVTTLILGGQFLLIGTSAFNPTAAFGLLTAVGLVAALFFDLLVLPALLLLTTRRRKPRPQRQAE from the coding sequence ACCAACTGCGCGAGACCTTTCCGCTCGATCAAGTCCTGGTCGCGCTGTTTGAAGGCGAGGGCGATACCCTGTGGCAAGACGCCTTTCTCGCGCGGTATTTCGCCCTGGGCGAGGCGCTGGCGCGCGACCCCATGGTTGATCGGGTGCTGTCGCTCGCCAATCAGGACCACATCCGCAGCACCGAGGACGGCTTTGCCATCGAGCCCCTGCTCGATCAAGCCCAGGCGGATCAGCTCGATAATCCAAGGGAGCGCCGCGCGCGGGTGCTCGGCGACCGCTTCGCCGGCGGCATGCTCGCTAGCGAGGACGGCCAGGCCCTGGCCTTGGTGGTGCGCCCGCGCGCGCTAAACAACAGCCTGGAGCGGTTGGAGCTGGAAAACACCCTGCGCGCCGCCATCAGCGCCCACCAGCTTGATGATCATCTCACCGCCGTCGCCGGCCAGATCGCCCTGGATGTGGCGCAACTGCGCGCCATGATTCACGACACCCTGGTGCTGGTGCCCGCGACCCTGGGGTTTGGGTTGCTCATCATCTGGCTGATGTTTCGCCGCTGGCTGGCGGTGGCGGTCAGCGCCCTGGTGATTGCCGCCGTGGTCAATGTCAGCGTGGCGCTGCTGATTCTTGCGGGTAAACCCTACACCCTGATTTCCGCCATTCTGCCGCCGCTGATGTCCGCGCTCACCGTGGCGGCCTTGATTCATTGGCTCAACGCGGTGGCGCTCGCCGCGCGCCAGGGCCTGAGCGGGCCAGAGCGCGCCGCGCGCGCCGCCCATCAGGTCGGCAAGCCGATTCTGTTCGTGGCGCTGACCACTGGTGTGGGGCTGCTGTCGCTCAGCTTCAGCTCCATTCAGCCCATCGCTGCTTTCGGACAAGTGGCCGCCGCCGGCATGCTGGCCCAGGCTGCCATTATGATCTGGCTGGTCCCGCCCATTTTCGCCCGCTGGGATCGCGGCGCCTGGAGCCACCGTCGCCGGGGTGTCTCCTGGATTGACCAGAGTGTGCGCGCGCTGCGTCGCCAAGGCATGCGCCGCCCCCTTTGGGTGCTGGGACTCTCCGCCGTCCTGCTGGGCATCGGCCTGCCGCAAATCGCGCGCATTCAGACCGAGACCGATCTGCTGCGCTTTTTCCCACCCGCGCATCCCATCACCCAATCGACCGAGCGCATCGGCGAGCGGTTGGTTGGCGTCACCGCGCTGGAACTCGTCTTTCAGGCCAAGGGGCAGCGCGATGCCTTCAAGCAGCCCGAGGCGCTGCGATCCATCCAACGCACGCAGCAGTGGCTGGAGGCGCAACCAGAGGTGGATCGCGCCCTGTCGCTGGTGGATTTTATCGAGGAGATGCACCTGAGCTTCCATGGGGGAGACCCCGCCTACCGCGCGCTGCCGGACAGCCAGAACCTGATTACCCAGTACCTGCTGGTCTATGACGGGACCGATCTTTACGAGCTGGTCAACCGCGAGTTCGACCAAAGCCGCCTGGTGCTCAATCTCAACGTGCGCGGCGCCCGCGCCATTAACGATCTGATCGCGCGCATCGACAACCAGCTCGCCGACCAGAATCTCGGCGACCTGCGGGTACGCGTCGCCGGCTTTGGGCGCCTGTTCGCCGACCAGGAGCAACTGCTGATTCAGGGCCAAGTACGCGGTTTGGCCGCCGCCGTGCTGCTGATCGCGCTGCTGATGCTCATCCTGTGGCGCTCCCCGGTGCAGATGCTGGTCAGCATGATCCCCAACCTGGCCCCCATCGCGCTCATCTTCATCATCATGGGGCTGCTCGGTGTCTGGCTCGACATGGCCACCGCCATGATCGCCAGCGTCACCGTGGGCATCGCGGTCGACGATACCATCCATCTGATGCACAACTACCGCCACCGCCTGGCCGCCGGCAGCGCGCCCGTCTGGGCGCTGGCCCGCGCCTACCAGCAAACCGGGCGCGCCATCGTCGTGACCACGCTCATCCTGGGCGGACAGTTCCTGCTCATTGGCACCTCCGCCTTCAACCCCACCGCCGCCTTTGGCCTGCTCACCGCCGTCGGACTGGTCGCCGCGCTCTTCTTCGACCTTCTGGTGCTGCCGGCGCTGCTGCTTCTGACAACCCGGCGCCGGAAACCAAGGCCCCAACGCCAAGCCGAGTGA